The proteins below come from a single Acidovorax sp. NCPPB 4044 genomic window:
- a CDS encoding sensor histidine kinase codes for MFRIRLSLAFAALVALVCMQAAFVYWGANRVYNFTQHSRLASDILTELNELAANKQRLRVWASQRLMNVDASVEVRDALLASMKKNAAQLRQLTERDTALWAEMAENEGIATPPEVPELNAAARLFDTNIAAVQARLVLLQPLQPGAEFASVWQELNQVFDMADGRDLRELLGGAIERQRRAVPMARADTERGLRELRTQAVGMAILTLATAIVLAVHLTRRLQRPLDRLLAGTRALQAGALDHRVETGSRDEFDRVAEHFNAMAAELQEHRRMADAARRRLEDAVEARTAELRTAHEALQRSDERRRQLFADLSHELRTPATAIRGEAEIALRGGDRPPAEYRQTLVRIVGAVEQLTGVVEDLMLVARAEADQLVMRPARMCLGALLRDAAEQAEALGALHGVHVRLESALAPDGAAPTDDDLSEVPLLHADAERLRQALMIVLDNAVRYSHAGGTVRLGWRMAGDGGVDIEVRDEGIGIDAEELPLVFQRFMRGSRARAHRADGTGIGLSIAQSIVEAHHGHVAIESAQPGGTRVRLHLPPACVAPAGAQAPEGLQP; via the coding sequence ATGTTCCGCATCCGCCTTTCCCTGGCCTTCGCCGCGCTGGTGGCGCTGGTGTGCATGCAGGCCGCCTTCGTCTACTGGGGCGCGAACCGCGTCTACAACTTCACGCAGCACAGCCGGCTCGCGAGCGACATCCTCACCGAGCTGAACGAACTCGCCGCCAACAAGCAGCGCCTGCGCGTCTGGGCCTCGCAGCGGCTCATGAACGTCGATGCGTCGGTGGAGGTCCGCGATGCGCTGCTCGCGAGCATGAAGAAGAACGCGGCCCAGCTGCGCCAGCTCACCGAGCGCGACACCGCCCTCTGGGCCGAGATGGCCGAGAACGAAGGCATCGCCACGCCGCCCGAGGTGCCCGAGCTGAACGCCGCGGCACGGCTCTTCGACACCAACATCGCGGCCGTGCAGGCGCGCCTCGTGCTGCTGCAGCCGCTGCAGCCCGGCGCGGAATTCGCGTCGGTGTGGCAGGAGCTGAACCAGGTGTTCGACATGGCCGACGGCCGCGACCTGCGCGAACTGCTGGGAGGCGCCATCGAGCGCCAGCGCCGCGCGGTGCCCATGGCGCGCGCCGACACCGAGCGCGGGCTGCGCGAGCTGCGCACCCAGGCGGTGGGCATGGCCATCCTGACGCTGGCCACCGCCATCGTGCTGGCCGTGCACCTCACGCGCCGGCTGCAGCGGCCGCTCGACCGCCTGCTGGCCGGCACGCGCGCGCTGCAGGCCGGCGCGCTCGACCACCGCGTGGAAACGGGCTCGCGCGACGAGTTCGACCGCGTGGCCGAGCATTTCAATGCCATGGCGGCCGAGCTGCAGGAGCACCGCCGCATGGCCGATGCCGCGCGCCGCCGGCTGGAAGACGCCGTCGAGGCCCGCACCGCCGAGCTGCGCACGGCCCACGAGGCGCTGCAGCGCAGCGACGAACGGCGCCGCCAGCTGTTCGCCGATCTGAGCCACGAACTGCGCACGCCCGCCACCGCCATCCGCGGCGAGGCCGAGATCGCGCTGCGCGGCGGCGACCGCCCGCCCGCCGAATACCGCCAGACCCTGGTGCGCATCGTGGGCGCGGTGGAGCAACTCACCGGCGTCGTGGAAGACCTGATGCTCGTGGCGCGCGCCGAGGCCGACCAGCTCGTCATGCGGCCCGCTCGCATGTGCCTGGGCGCCCTGCTGCGCGACGCGGCCGAGCAGGCGGAGGCGCTGGGTGCGCTGCACGGCGTGCACGTGCGGCTGGAATCCGCCCTTGCGCCGGACGGCGCCGCGCCCACGGACGACGACCTGAGCGAAGTGCCCCTGCTGCACGCGGATGCCGAACGGCTGCGCCAGGCGCTCATGATCGTGCTGGACAACGCCGTGCGCTACTCGCATGCCGGGGGCACGGTGCGCCTGGGCTGGCGGATGGCGGGCGACGGCGGCGTGGACATCGAGGTGCGCGACGAAGGCATCGGCATCGACGCGGAAGAGCTTCCGCTCGTGTTCCAGCGCTTCATGCGCGGCAGCCGCGCACGGGCGCACCGCGCGGACGGCACCGGCATCGGCCTGTCGATCGCCCAATCCATCGTCGAGGCGCACCACGGCCACGTCGCGATCGAGAGCGCACAGCCCGGGGGCACCCGGGTGCGCCTGCACCTGCCCCCTGCCTGCGTGGCCCCCGCCGGCGCGCAGGCGCCCGAAGGACTCCAGCCATGA
- the hemH gene encoding ferrochelatase has protein sequence MPAPAAAHLPTASPPTTRTAVLLCNLGTPEAPTAPALRRYLGQFLADPRIVEIPRAVWLPILHGIILRIRPARSAAKYASIWMPEGSPLAVWTERQATLLRGWLGEAGLRVQVRHAMRYGQPSIAAQLEALQASGVDRVLVLPLYPQYSGTTTASVVDDVCAYATRTRRLPELRFVNRYHDDPGYIGALAQSVRAHWQREGGPAELLVMSFHGIPERAVRLGDPYQQECLATASLLALALGLPPERYRVTFQSRFGKAKWLEPYTEPSLIALAQQGTRSVDVMCPGFTSDCLETLEEINQEAREAFLHAGGKDFRYIPCLNGDNAWITALSQIAQQHLAGWETGPARTAAATAA, from the coding sequence CCACCTGCCGACCGCCTCGCCGCCCACCACCCGCACCGCGGTGCTCCTGTGTAACCTGGGCACGCCGGAGGCGCCCACCGCGCCCGCGCTGCGGCGCTACCTGGGGCAGTTCCTGGCCGACCCGCGCATCGTGGAGATCCCGCGCGCCGTGTGGCTGCCGATCCTGCACGGCATCATCCTGCGCATCCGCCCCGCCAGGTCGGCCGCCAAGTACGCCAGCATCTGGATGCCCGAGGGCTCGCCGCTCGCCGTCTGGACCGAGCGGCAGGCCACGCTGCTGCGCGGCTGGCTGGGCGAGGCGGGCCTGCGCGTGCAGGTGCGCCACGCCATGCGCTACGGGCAGCCTTCCATCGCCGCGCAGCTGGAGGCGCTCCAGGCGAGCGGCGTGGACCGCGTGCTGGTGCTGCCGCTCTACCCGCAGTATTCGGGCACCACCACGGCCAGCGTGGTGGACGACGTCTGCGCCTACGCAACCCGCACGCGGCGGCTGCCGGAGCTGCGCTTCGTCAACCGCTACCACGACGACCCGGGCTACATCGGCGCGCTGGCGCAAAGCGTGCGCGCGCACTGGCAGCGCGAGGGCGGGCCGGCCGAGCTGCTGGTGATGAGCTTCCACGGCATCCCGGAGCGCGCGGTGCGCCTGGGCGATCCCTACCAGCAGGAGTGCCTGGCCACGGCCTCGCTGCTGGCCCTGGCCCTGGGCCTGCCGCCCGAGCGCTACCGCGTGACCTTCCAATCGCGCTTCGGCAAGGCGAAATGGCTGGAACCCTATACCGAGCCTTCGCTGATCGCCCTGGCGCAGCAGGGCACGCGCAGCGTCGATGTGATGTGCCCCGGCTTCACCAGCGACTGCCTCGAAACGCTGGAGGAAATCAACCAGGAGGCGCGAGAGGCGTTCCTGCACGCGGGCGGCAAGGACTTCCGCTACATCCCGTGCCTGAATGGCGACAACGCCTGGATCACCGCGCTCAGCCAGATCGCGCAGCAGCACCTCGCAGGCTGGGAAACCGGCCCGGCGCGCACCGCCGCGGCCACGGCCGCCTGA
- a CDS encoding D-(-)-3-hydroxybutyrate oligomer hydrolase: MNHKKTIAPLLLSALAVSSCGGGGSGASLDFDFNARPTYLNDIRQTTYDGVGDDLLTAGMGRTGLQDDQAPGYEGAQPTTEELRRNAIYTNYRALVDTTTAGGYGTLYGPNIDAQGRVGSGEGKVAGLEAIAYSDDGTGRRNITLMVQVPDGFDRSRPCIVTATSSGSRGIYGGISTGEWGLKRGCAVAYTDKGTGTSPHDLQTDTVALVDGTRTTATLAGTRAAFNAGLSAADLAAFNAATPQRLAFKHAHSGQNPEKDWGNATLQAVEFAFYVINERFGDRSPGGQPLRSFQPSNTTVIASSLSNGGGAAIAAAELDTQGLIDGVAVSEPSVQLPANAGVTVQRGGRTVAVNGRPLIDYVTQAHLYQSCAALAPSLASTPFAATFAIRFADPAFPAAANRCAGLRAQGLLTATSTSAQAEEALARLVSYGWEPESGALHASLAAFEVAPAIAVTYANALSRSSVKDNLCGYSFATTSSIGAVGPTPPAVLADMFSTGNGIPPTAGVQIVNNRSRGVPVRDVFSFNTAGVPTWNLEGALCLRNLLTGTDAAAQRLQAGLDETRRNGNLRGKPAIIVHGRDDALLPVNHTSRPYAALNRRVEGSASRLRYIEVTNAQHFDGFIGLTAALPGYDSRYVPLHVYLNRALDAMYDHLVNGQALPPSQVVRTVPRGGTPGDAPAITAANVPPIAATPAAANAITVTSGAISVPD, encoded by the coding sequence ATGAACCACAAGAAAACCATCGCCCCGCTGCTGCTCTCCGCCCTTGCCGTGTCTTCGTGCGGGGGAGGGGGCAGCGGTGCCTCGCTCGATTTCGACTTCAACGCCCGCCCCACCTACCTGAACGACATCCGGCAGACCACCTACGACGGCGTGGGCGACGACCTGCTGACGGCCGGCATGGGCCGCACGGGCCTGCAGGACGACCAGGCCCCGGGCTACGAAGGCGCCCAGCCCACGACCGAGGAACTGCGGCGCAACGCGATCTACACCAACTACCGCGCGCTGGTGGACACCACCACCGCGGGCGGCTACGGCACGCTGTACGGCCCCAACATCGACGCCCAGGGCCGCGTCGGCTCGGGCGAGGGCAAGGTCGCCGGGCTGGAGGCCATCGCCTATTCGGACGACGGCACGGGGCGGCGCAACATCACGCTCATGGTGCAGGTGCCGGACGGATTCGACCGCTCGCGCCCCTGCATCGTCACCGCCACCTCGTCGGGCTCTCGAGGCATCTACGGCGGCATTTCCACCGGCGAATGGGGCCTGAAGCGCGGCTGCGCCGTGGCCTATACCGACAAGGGCACGGGCACGTCGCCGCACGACCTGCAGACCGACACCGTGGCGCTGGTGGACGGCACGCGCACCACCGCCACCCTCGCAGGCACCCGCGCCGCGTTCAATGCCGGGCTCTCGGCCGCCGACCTGGCCGCCTTCAACGCGGCCACACCGCAGCGCCTGGCCTTCAAGCACGCGCACTCGGGCCAGAACCCCGAGAAGGACTGGGGCAATGCCACGCTGCAGGCCGTGGAGTTCGCCTTCTATGTGATCAACGAGCGCTTCGGTGACCGCTCCCCCGGCGGGCAGCCGCTGCGCAGCTTCCAGCCGTCCAACACCACGGTGATCGCGTCCAGCCTCTCCAACGGCGGCGGCGCCGCCATCGCCGCGGCCGAGCTCGACACGCAGGGCCTGATCGACGGCGTGGCCGTCTCCGAGCCCTCGGTGCAACTGCCGGCCAACGCCGGTGTCACCGTCCAGCGCGGCGGCCGCACGGTGGCCGTGAACGGGCGCCCGCTGATCGACTACGTGACGCAGGCCCACCTCTACCAGAGCTGCGCGGCGCTCGCGCCCTCGCTGGCCTCCACGCCCTTCGCCGCCACCTTCGCGATCCGCTTCGCGGACCCGGCCTTCCCGGCGGCGGCCAACCGCTGCGCGGGCCTGCGCGCGCAGGGCCTGCTGACCGCCACCTCCACCAGCGCCCAGGCCGAGGAGGCGCTGGCCCGGCTGGTGTCCTACGGCTGGGAGCCCGAGTCGGGCGCGCTGCACGCATCGCTCGCGGCCTTCGAGGTGGCGCCGGCCATTGCCGTCACCTACGCCAACGCGCTCTCGCGCAGCAGCGTGAAGGACAATCTCTGCGGCTACAGCTTCGCCACCACCTCGTCGATCGGCGCGGTCGGCCCCACGCCGCCCGCCGTGCTGGCGGACATGTTCTCCACCGGCAACGGCATTCCTCCCACGGCGGGCGTGCAAATCGTGAACAACCGCAGCCGGGGCGTGCCGGTGCGCGATGTCTTCTCGTTCAACACGGCGGGCGTGCCGACCTGGAACCTCGAAGGCGCGCTGTGCCTGCGCAACCTGCTGACGGGCACCGACGCCGCGGCGCAGCGCCTGCAGGCCGGGCTGGACGAGACCCGGCGCAACGGCAACCTGCGCGGCAAGCCCGCCATCATCGTGCACGGCCGCGACGATGCGCTGCTGCCCGTCAACCATACCTCGCGCCCCTACGCGGCGCTGAACCGCCGCGTGGAAGGCTCCGCCAGCCGCCTGCGCTACATCGAGGTCACCAACGCACAGCATTTCGACGGCTTCATCGGCCTCACGGCCGCGTTGCCGGGCTACGACAGCCGCTACGTGCCGCTGCACGTGTACCTGAATAGGGCGCTCGACGCGATGTACGACCACCTCGTGAACGGCCAGGCCCTGCCGCCCAGCCAGGTCGTGCGGACCGTGCCCCGCGGCGGCACGCCCGGCGACGCGCCCGCCATCACGGCGGCCAATGTGCCACCCATCGCGGCCACGCCGGCCGCCGCCAACGCGATCACCGTCACGAGCGGAGCGATCTCCGTACCCGACTGA
- a CDS encoding TonB-dependent receptor: MLRHHPIALAASLALTLLGQQAGAQTASQPAPAPGADTPALPTVTVGASADASAQGLSPAYPGGQVARGGRAGILGTKDAMETPFAITSYTNELIQDKQAKSVGEVLQNDAGVRMARGFGNFQEAYFIRGFVLGSDDIAYNGLYSLLPRQYIATELFERVEVLRGASTFLTGATPAGGGIGGAVNLLPKRAPNEPLSRVTVGTGSGGRGEAAVDIGRRFGPDGSTGIRFNAAYQDGDTAVDHEKQQLGLVALGLDWRSRDVRLSGDIGWQDHQLRGTRPNVSLSGVGSVPAAPDASANFSQPWSYSNERDVFGTFRGEVDLAPDVTAWGAYGLRRGKEANSLANLTVSNAATGAGTTYRFDNTRKDRVDTGEVGVRGKLRTGAVGHEWVASASYFEAEKDNAYAMDWQNTIASNLYQYRPTALPGFSANTLYGGSLAAPNLTGRTRLVSFAVGDTLSFLDDRVLLTLGLRHQKLEVSDFAYGTSAPLAHYDQSRNSPMAGLVFKMAPQWSLYGNYIESLSQGQTAPATANGVPVLNSGQQLAPYVSKQKEVGVKYDGGRLRGSLALFSTTKPRAYIDSANVFGTAGQDRHRGIELDVQGEAMRGLRVLGGVTWLDAQQRETGTASLNGKRVIGVSRLQANAGLEWDVPGMPGLALDTRVVYTGASYADAANALRVPGWTRLDLGVRYATEWSGRLVTLRARVDNVADRNYWASAGGYPGSGYLVVGAPRTFKLSASVDF, from the coding sequence ATGCTCCGCCACCACCCCATCGCCCTCGCCGCATCGCTCGCCCTCACCTTGCTGGGCCAGCAGGCCGGCGCCCAGACCGCCAGCCAGCCGGCCCCCGCCCCGGGCGCCGACACCCCGGCGCTGCCGACGGTGACCGTGGGCGCCAGCGCCGACGCATCGGCCCAGGGCCTGTCGCCGGCCTATCCCGGCGGCCAGGTGGCGCGCGGCGGGCGCGCGGGCATCCTGGGCACCAAGGATGCGATGGAGACGCCGTTCGCCATCACCAGCTACACGAACGAGCTGATCCAGGACAAGCAGGCCAAGAGCGTGGGCGAGGTGCTGCAGAACGATGCGGGCGTGCGCATGGCGCGCGGCTTCGGCAACTTCCAGGAGGCGTACTTCATCCGCGGCTTCGTGCTGGGCTCGGACGACATCGCCTACAACGGCCTCTACAGCCTGCTGCCGCGCCAGTACATCGCCACCGAGCTGTTCGAGCGTGTCGAGGTGCTGCGCGGCGCCTCCACGTTCCTGACCGGCGCCACGCCGGCGGGCGGCGGCATCGGCGGCGCCGTCAACCTGCTGCCCAAGCGCGCGCCCAACGAGCCGCTGTCGCGCGTGACGGTGGGCACCGGCTCGGGCGGCCGTGGCGAGGCGGCGGTGGACATCGGCCGGCGCTTCGGCCCCGATGGCAGCACCGGCATCCGCTTCAATGCCGCCTACCAGGACGGCGACACCGCCGTGGACCACGAGAAACAGCAGCTCGGCCTGGTGGCCCTGGGCCTGGACTGGCGCAGCCGCGACGTGCGCCTGTCGGGCGACATCGGCTGGCAGGACCACCAACTCCGCGGCACGCGGCCCAACGTGTCGCTGAGCGGCGTCGGCTCGGTGCCGGCCGCGCCCGACGCCTCCGCCAACTTCTCGCAGCCCTGGTCGTATTCCAACGAGCGCGACGTGTTCGGCACCTTCCGCGGCGAAGTGGACCTGGCGCCCGACGTCACCGCCTGGGGGGCTTACGGCCTGCGCCGCGGCAAGGAGGCGAACTCGCTTGCCAACCTGACGGTGAGCAACGCTGCCACTGGCGCCGGCACCACCTACCGCTTCGACAACACCCGCAAGGACCGCGTGGACACGGGCGAGGTCGGCGTGCGCGGCAAGCTGCGCACCGGCGCGGTGGGCCACGAATGGGTGGCGTCGGCGTCGTATTTCGAGGCCGAGAAGGACAACGCCTATGCGATGGACTGGCAGAACACCATCGCCTCCAACCTCTACCAGTACCGGCCCACGGCCCTGCCCGGCTTCAGCGCCAACACGCTCTACGGCGGCTCGCTCGCCGCCCCCAACCTCACGGGCCGCACGCGCCTCGTGAGCTTCGCGGTGGGCGACACGCTGTCCTTCCTGGACGACAGGGTGCTGCTGACGCTGGGCCTGCGCCACCAGAAGCTGGAGGTTTCCGACTTCGCCTACGGCACGTCGGCCCCGCTCGCCCACTACGACCAGAGCCGCAACAGCCCCATGGCCGGCCTGGTGTTCAAGATGGCGCCGCAGTGGTCGCTGTACGGCAACTACATCGAAAGCCTGAGCCAGGGCCAGACCGCGCCGGCCACGGCCAACGGCGTGCCGGTGCTCAACAGCGGCCAGCAGCTCGCGCCCTATGTCTCCAAGCAGAAGGAAGTGGGCGTCAAATACGACGGCGGCCGCCTGCGCGGGTCGCTGGCGCTCTTCAGCACCACCAAGCCGCGCGCCTACATCGACTCCGCCAATGTGTTCGGCACCGCCGGCCAGGACCGCCACCGGGGGATCGAGCTGGACGTGCAGGGCGAGGCTATGCGCGGCCTGCGCGTGCTGGGCGGCGTCACCTGGCTCGACGCGCAGCAGCGCGAGACCGGCACCGCGTCGCTCAACGGCAAGCGCGTGATCGGCGTATCGCGCCTGCAGGCCAATGCGGGCCTGGAATGGGACGTGCCCGGCATGCCGGGTCTGGCGCTCGACACGCGCGTCGTCTACACGGGCGCCAGCTACGCCGATGCCGCCAACGCCCTGCGCGTGCCGGGCTGGACGCGCCTGGACCTGGGCGTGCGCTACGCCACCGAATGGAGCGGCCGGCTCGTGACCCTGCGCGCCCGCGTCGACAATGTGGCCGACCGCAACTACTGGGCCTCGGCCGGTGGCTATCCGGGATCGGGCTACCTGGTGGTCGGCGCCCCGCGCACCTTCAAGCTGAGCGCCAGCGTGGATTTCTGA
- a CDS encoding polyhydroxyalkanoate granule-associated phasin: protein MPIRSSRRTQALAFQGAQLAMAVPSVVAHRVARMALAGNNPSERDRREFGRMVAEKQWAFVQSWAAMGTQALLAQQAMAAGMARLWWTPWTMATGPALARQWQDAAVGVLGKGIAPVRRAAVANARRLANTPLV from the coding sequence ATGCCCATCCGATCTTCCCGCCGTACCCAGGCCCTGGCCTTCCAGGGCGCGCAGCTCGCCATGGCCGTCCCCTCGGTGGTGGCGCACCGCGTCGCCCGCATGGCCCTGGCCGGCAACAACCCCTCGGAGCGCGACCGGCGCGAGTTCGGGCGCATGGTCGCCGAGAAGCAATGGGCCTTCGTCCAGTCCTGGGCCGCGATGGGCACGCAGGCCCTGCTGGCCCAGCAGGCCATGGCCGCCGGCATGGCGCGCCTCTGGTGGACCCCCTGGACGATGGCCACCGGCCCCGCGCTGGCGCGCCAGTGGCAGGACGCGGCGGTGGGCGTGCTCGGCAAGGGCATCGCGCCCGTGCGGCGCGCCGCCGTGGCGAACGCGCGCCGCCTGGCGAATACGCCGCTGGTCTGA
- a CDS encoding response regulator transcription factor: MSQSPILIVEDDPRVSDFLQRGLRAEGYGVQLARTGTEGLELARTGEHGLLILDVMLPGMTGLDLCQSLRAEGLQVPVLMLTALSTIEDKVNGLKLGADDYLTKPFAFEELLARIEALLRRGREQRPKATALQVADLVLDLERMQASRAGKPIALTAKELAFLELLMSAPGRLCSRERILSNVWGVHEDPLTNVVDVYVRRLRAKIDDGHPVALLKTVRGLGYRLDDSVA; the protein is encoded by the coding sequence ATGAGCCAGTCCCCGATCCTGATCGTGGAAGACGATCCGCGCGTCTCCGACTTCCTGCAGCGCGGCCTGCGCGCGGAGGGCTACGGCGTGCAGCTTGCGCGCACCGGGACCGAGGGCCTGGAACTCGCGCGCACCGGCGAGCACGGGCTGCTGATCCTCGACGTGATGCTGCCGGGCATGACGGGGCTCGACCTCTGCCAGTCGCTGCGGGCCGAAGGGCTGCAGGTGCCGGTGCTGATGCTCACCGCGCTCAGCACCATCGAGGACAAGGTGAACGGCCTGAAGCTCGGCGCGGACGACTACCTCACCAAGCCCTTCGCCTTCGAGGAATTGCTGGCGCGCATCGAGGCGCTGTTGCGCCGCGGCCGCGAGCAGCGGCCCAAGGCCACCGCGCTGCAGGTGGCCGACCTGGTGCTGGACCTCGAACGCATGCAGGCCAGCCGTGCGGGCAAGCCCATCGCGCTCACCGCCAAGGAGCTGGCCTTCCTGGAACTGCTCATGAGCGCTCCGGGCCGGCTCTGCAGCCGCGAGCGCATCCTCTCCAACGTGTGGGGCGTGCACGAGGACCCGCTCACCAACGTGGTGGACGTGTACGTGCGCCGCCTGCGCGCCAAGATCGACGACGGCCACCCGGTCGCCCTGCTGAAGACCGTGCGCGGGCTGGGCTACCGCCTGGACGACAGCGTGGCATGA
- a CDS encoding PepSY-associated TM helix domain-containing protein: MTPKALKTWSWLHKWSSLVCTVFMLLLCLTGLPLIFHHEIGHLLGTEVEAPAMPRDTPRASLDKVLEVARAQHPDRIVQYASQGEDDPNVWFVTLTHTPDPTTDFRSVAVDARTGEILAQPRFDQGFMYIMYKLHVDLFAGLAGKLFLGFMGLLLLVAIVSGVVLYAPFMRKLEFGEVRRDRSTRVKWLDLHNLLGIVTLVWAFVVGGTGMINTWADLLIKYWQHDQLSALMAPYAGQPITPQAERGSLQKSLDVALARAPDTRLSFIAFPGTAFSSPHHNTFFLHGSSPLTSKLYQPVLVDARTAQVTAAPELPWYLTALLISQPLHFGDYAGMPMQILWALLDIATIIVLGSGLYLWLKKRSTAAAQKEKDQAKANGAPRGTPLEPAAARTARS; the protein is encoded by the coding sequence ATGACACCCAAAGCCCTCAAAACCTGGTCCTGGCTGCACAAATGGAGCAGCCTCGTGTGCACCGTGTTCATGCTGCTGCTGTGCCTCACGGGGCTGCCGCTGATCTTCCACCACGAGATCGGGCACCTGCTGGGCACCGAGGTGGAGGCGCCGGCCATGCCCCGGGACACGCCCCGCGCGAGCCTCGACAAGGTGCTGGAGGTCGCGCGCGCGCAGCATCCGGACCGCATCGTGCAGTACGCCTCGCAGGGCGAGGACGACCCCAACGTGTGGTTCGTCACGCTCACGCACACGCCCGACCCCACCACCGACTTCCGCTCGGTGGCGGTGGACGCGCGCACCGGCGAGATCCTGGCGCAGCCGCGGTTCGACCAGGGCTTCATGTACATCATGTACAAGCTGCACGTGGACCTGTTCGCCGGCCTGGCCGGCAAGCTGTTCCTGGGCTTCATGGGGCTGCTGCTGCTCGTGGCCATCGTGAGCGGCGTGGTGCTCTATGCGCCGTTCATGCGCAAGCTGGAGTTCGGCGAGGTGCGCCGCGACCGCTCCACGCGCGTGAAATGGCTCGACCTGCACAACCTGCTGGGCATCGTCACGCTGGTGTGGGCCTTCGTGGTGGGCGGCACCGGCATGATCAACACCTGGGCCGACCTGCTCATCAAATACTGGCAGCACGACCAGCTCTCGGCGCTGATGGCGCCCTACGCGGGCCAGCCCATCACGCCGCAGGCCGAGCGCGGCTCGCTGCAGAAATCGCTGGACGTGGCGCTGGCGCGCGCGCCGGACACCAGGCTGTCGTTCATCGCGTTCCCCGGCACGGCCTTCTCCAGCCCGCACCACAACACGTTCTTCCTGCACGGCAGCTCGCCGCTCACGTCCAAGCTCTACCAGCCCGTGCTGGTGGATGCGCGCACCGCGCAGGTCACGGCGGCGCCGGAGCTGCCCTGGTACCTCACTGCGCTGCTGATCTCGCAGCCGCTGCACTTCGGCGATTACGCGGGCATGCCGATGCAGATTTTGTGGGCGCTGCTGGACATCGCCACCATCATCGTGCTGGGCAGCGGCCTGTACCTGTGGCTCAAGAAGCGCTCCACCGCCGCCGCGCAGAAGGAAAAGGACCAGGCCAAAGCCAACGGGGCGCCCCGAGGCACCCCGCTGGAACCTGCCGCTGCGCGCACCGCGCGGTCCTGA
- a CDS encoding SgcJ/EcaC family oxidoreductase, with translation MTMIRAASIAATVLGLSAPVFAQAPAAAQGCQPITEKQVTALFDRWNASLQTLDPDKVVANYAPDGVLLATVSNQPRTTTAQIHDYFVKFLKGHPEGKIDSRVVRIGCNVAQDVGTYTFAFKDGKKVHARYTYVYEFVNGDWKIAHHHSSAMPETVAAN, from the coding sequence ATGACCATGATCCGCGCAGCTTCCATCGCAGCCACCGTGCTCGGCCTCTCGGCCCCTGTCTTCGCACAGGCGCCGGCCGCGGCGCAAGGCTGCCAGCCCATCACCGAAAAGCAGGTGACGGCCCTGTTCGATCGCTGGAACGCGTCGCTGCAGACGCTGGACCCCGACAAGGTGGTCGCCAACTATGCACCGGACGGCGTGCTGCTGGCCACGGTATCCAACCAGCCCCGCACGACCACGGCGCAGATCCATGACTATTTCGTGAAGTTCCTGAAGGGCCACCCCGAGGGCAAGATCGACAGCCGCGTGGTGCGCATCGGCTGCAACGTGGCGCAGGACGTGGGCACCTACACGTTCGCGTTCAAGGACGGCAAGAAGGTGCATGCCCGCTACACCTACGTGTACGAGTTCGTGAACGGCGACTGGAAGATCGCCCACCACCACTCCTCGGCCATGCCCGAGACGGTCGCCGCCAATTAA